In the Oryza glaberrima chromosome 6, OglaRS2, whole genome shotgun sequence genome, one interval contains:
- the LOC127775984 gene encoding berberine bridge enzyme-like Cyn d 4: MAAAPMSFAFTLLAACISVLHHAPAAAAAAPANQIAGFLDCLAASLPAGVVYTHASRSYQSVLESSIKNLLFDTPATPTPVAVVEATDASHVQAAVRCGVGHGVSVRSRSGGHDYEGLSYRSLDAARAFAVVDMAGGALRAVRVDVRGRAAWVGSGATLGEVYYAIANKTSRLGFPGSIGPTVGVGGFLSGGGFGLMLRKHGLASDHVLDATMVDAKGRLLDRAAMGEDLFWAIRGGGGGNFGIVLSWKLRLVPVPATVTVFTVHRSRNQSATDLLAKWQRVAPSLPSDVFLRVVVQNQNAQFESLYLGTRAGLVAAMADAFPELNVTASDCIEMTWVQSVLYFAFYGTGKPPEMLLDRGTGRPDRYFKAKSDYVQEPMPSQVWETTWSWLLKDGAGLLILDPYGGEMARVAPAATPFPHRQALYNIQYYGFWSESGEAAAAKHMGWIRGVYGEMEPYVSKNPRGAYVNYRDLDLGVNDDGDGGGGVASARYEKATVWGRAYFKANFERLAAVKAKVDPDNYFKNEQSIPPLPS, translated from the coding sequence ATGGCCGCGGCGCCTATGAGCTTCGCTTTTACGCTGCTCGCGGCTTGCATTTCCGTCTTGCACcacgcgccggccgccgccgcagccgctccgGCGAACCAGATCGCCGGCTTTCTCGACTGCCTCGCCGCGAGCCTCCCTGCCGGCGTCGTCTACACGCACGCGTCCCGGTCGTACCAGTCCGTCCTCGAGTCCTCCATCAAGAACCTCCTCTTCGACACGCCGGCCACCCCGACGCCGGTCGCGGTTGTCGAGGCCACCGACGCCTCGCACGTCCAGGCCGCCGTGCGCTGCGGCGTCGGCCATGGCGTCTCCGTCCGCTCCCGCAGCGGCGGGCATGACTACGAGGGCCTGTCCTACCGCTCCCTCGACGCGGCCCGCGCCTTCGCCGTCGTCGacatggcgggcggcgcgctCCGCGCGGTCCGCGTCGACGTCCGCGGCCGGGCGGCTTGGGTCGGCTCCGGCGCGACGCTCGGCGAGGTGTACTACGCCATCGCCAACAAGACCTCCCGCCTCGGGTTCCCCGGCAGCATCGGCCCGacggtcggcgtcggcgggttcctcagcggcggcggcttcggcctgATGCTGCGGAAGCACGGCCTCGCCTCCGACCACGTCCTCGACGCCACCATGGTGGACGCCAAGGGGAGGCTCCTCGACAGGGCCGCCATGGGCGAGGACCTCTTCTGGGCCatccggggcggcggcggcggcaacttcGGGATCGTCCTGTCCTGGAAGCTCCGGCTCGTCCCCGTTCCGGCCACCGTCACGGTGTTCACCGTCCACCGCTCAAGGAACCAGTCCGCCACCGACCTCCTCGCCAAGTGGCAGCGCGTGGCGCCGTCCCTCCCCAGCGACGTCTTCCTCCGCGTCGTCGTGCAGAACCAGAACGCGCAGTTCGAGTCCCTGTACCTCGGCACGcgcgccggcctcgtcgccgccatggccgacgcCTTCCCGGAGCTCAACGTGACGGCGAGCGACTGCATCGAGATGACGTGGGTCCAGTCGGTGCTCTACTTCGCGTTCTACGGCACGGGGAAGCCGCCGGAGATGCTCCTGGACAGGGGCACCGGCAGGCCGGACAGGTACTTCAAGGCCAAGTCCGACTACGTCCAAGAACCCATGCCCAGCCAGGTCTGGGAGACCACCTGGAGCTGGCTCCTCAAGGACGGCGCCGGGCTGCTCATCCTCGACCCCTACGGCGGCGAGATGGCTCGcgtcgcgccggcggcgacgccgttcCCGCACCGGCAGGCGCTCTACAACATCCAGTACTACGGGTTCTGGTCGGAgagcggggaggcggcggcggcgaagcacaTGGGCTGGATCAGAGGGGTGTACGGGGAGATGGAGCCGTACGTGTCCAAGAACCCCAGGGGCGCCTACGTCAACTACAGGGACCTCGACCTCGGCGTgaacgacgatggcgacggcggcggcggcgtggcgagtgCGAGGTATGAGAAGGCGACGGTTTGGGGGAGAGCGTACTTCAAGGCCAACTTTGAGCGGCTCGCGGCGGTGAAGGCCAAGGTGGATCCTGACAACTACTTCAAGAACGAGCAGAGCATTCCACCACTTCCGAGTTAG